Proteins encoded in a region of the Armatimonadota bacterium genome:
- a CDS encoding sugar ABC transporter permease: MRFSLARMALYLLMTLAAILFLMPVAWMLVMSILPEHEIFQPVPHWIPQEPTLQNFQELFKRAEEAPVMRWFWNSLFVAGTGTAAYLLLSSMAAYAFSRLEFPGRNVLFFIVLSTLIIPGQVTIIPVFLILQKLHWFNTYYALIVPGLAGAFGVFLLRQFFLTIPREMEEAALIDGCGRAGIYWRIILPLSKPALATLAIFSFLGGWNDFMLPLIATNEIEMRTLPVGLTIFLGRYSMQYGLVMATAVLATLPVLVMFLLFQRHIIRGVVLAGLKG; the protein is encoded by the coding sequence ATGCGCTTCTCGCTGGCGCGTATGGCGCTTTATCTGCTGATGACTCTGGCCGCCATCCTCTTTCTGATGCCGGTGGCGTGGATGCTGGTGATGTCCATCTTGCCAGAACACGAGATTTTCCAGCCGGTTCCGCACTGGATACCGCAGGAGCCAACTCTGCAGAACTTTCAGGAGCTGTTCAAGCGGGCAGAAGAGGCGCCAGTGATGCGCTGGTTCTGGAACAGCCTGTTCGTGGCGGGCACGGGCACCGCCGCCTATCTGCTGCTCAGCTCCATGGCAGCGTACGCCTTCTCGCGGCTGGAGTTTCCAGGCAGGAACGTGCTCTTCTTCATCGTACTCTCCACGCTCATCATCCCCGGACAGGTGACCATCATTCCCGTCTTCCTTATCCTGCAGAAATTACACTGGTTCAACACCTACTACGCGCTGATTGTGCCCGGTCTGGCGGGGGCTTTTGGGGTGTTCCTGCTGAGGCAGTTTTTCCTCACCATCCCGCGCGAGATGGAAGAGGCGGCGTTGATTGACGGCTGCGGCAGGGCGGGCATCTACTGGCGCATTATCCTGCCGCTGAGCAAACCCGCGCTGGCAACGCTAGCTATTTTCTCCTTCCTGGGCGGATGGAACGACTTCATGCTGCCCCTCATCGCCACCAATGAGATAGAGATGCGCACCTTGCCCGTGGGATTAACCATCTTCCTGGGGCGTTACAGTATGCAGTACGGTCTGGTGATGGCGACGGCGGTGTTGGCGACCCTGCCCGTACTGGTGATGTTCCTGCTGTTCCAGCGACATATCATCCGCGGCGTGGTGCTGGCGGGACTAAAAGGGTAA
- a CDS encoding PhoPQ-activated pathogenicity protein → MFRWLCISLLVALGAWMASATPLDDYVAAEDNTYGWQIVNTREVAGITALEVSLTSQKWHDIVWKHRVYILKPAQLKTPEFAVLYITGSSGMAELAAFGQVANKVGAICVILNDVPNQPLFNGLSEDALISYTFVEFAKSGDKTWPALLPMTKSAVRAMTAVQEIAKKQWDIDVKEFMVTGGSKRGWTTWLTAAVDKRVRAIAPMVYDILNFPKQLPHQVATWGKYSEMIADYSTKGLTEMLSTAEGQTLTAIVDPYSYRERFKMPKMIINGANDRYWVIDAAQFYFNDLPGEKYLMYVPNAGHSLQEGLQRVVNNLTAFYLAVASKQPLAQIQADVKRQGNKLLATVTTKGKVESVQIWTAQSSTKDLRNSRWAALDAKPAGNGKYTAEIALPTDATAFALFADAQGSVNGTEYHVCTVPVVTVVK, encoded by the coding sequence ATGTTTCGCTGGTTGTGCATCTCTCTGCTGGTTGCGTTAGGAGCGTGGATGGCGTCGGCGACGCCACTAGACGACTACGTAGCTGCCGAGGATAACACCTACGGCTGGCAAATCGTGAACACTCGCGAGGTCGCTGGTATCACCGCACTGGAGGTGAGCCTTACTTCGCAGAAGTGGCATGATATCGTGTGGAAGCATCGGGTATACATCCTGAAACCCGCACAGCTGAAAACCCCAGAGTTCGCTGTGCTCTACATCACCGGAAGCAGCGGGATGGCGGAGTTGGCAGCGTTTGGGCAGGTGGCGAATAAGGTGGGCGCCATTTGTGTTATCCTCAACGACGTGCCCAATCAACCGCTCTTTAATGGATTGAGTGAGGATGCGCTCATCTCGTATACCTTCGTGGAGTTCGCCAAATCAGGTGATAAAACCTGGCCCGCCCTGCTGCCCATGACCAAGAGCGCAGTACGCGCCATGACCGCCGTACAGGAAATCGCCAAAAAGCAATGGGATATCGACGTGAAGGAGTTCATGGTCACGGGCGGCTCCAAGCGTGGCTGGACCACATGGCTCACGGCTGCAGTGGATAAGCGCGTGCGCGCCATCGCCCCTATGGTGTACGACATCCTCAACTTCCCCAAGCAGCTGCCCCATCAGGTGGCTACCTGGGGCAAGTACAGCGAGATGATTGCCGATTATTCCACTAAAGGGTTGACGGAGATGCTCTCTACAGCGGAGGGGCAGACGCTCACCGCCATCGTCGACCCCTATTCCTACCGCGAGCGGTTCAAGATGCCCAAGATGATTATCAACGGCGCGAATGACCGCTACTGGGTGATAGACGCCGCGCAGTTCTACTTCAACGATCTGCCGGGCGAGAAGTACCTGATGTACGTGCCGAACGCTGGACACAGCCTGCAGGAGGGCTTACAGCGCGTGGTCAATAACCTGACCGCGTTCTACCTGGCGGTAGCATCCAAACAACCGCTGGCGCAAATCCAGGCGGATGTCAAGCGGCAGGGTAACAAACTGCTGGCGACCGTCACGACGAAGGGCAAGGTAGAAAGCGTGCAAATTTGGACGGCGCAATCCAGCACCAAAGACCTGCGCAACTCAAGATGGGCGGCTCTGGATGCTAAGCCTGCAGGCAACGGCAAGTACACTGCCGAAATCGCCCTGCCCACCGATGCGACCGCCTTCGCGCTATTTGCAGACGCACAGGGCAGCGTCAACGGCACGGAGTATCACGTGTGCACCGTTCCGGTGGTGACAGTGGTCAAGTAG
- a CDS encoding ribosomal-protein-alanine acetyltransferase, with protein MAILMSHLVIEPMRAEDIPEIMQIERMCFRTPWHENAFYNELYHEPACYLVAKGNGRVVGYGGMWVIMDEAHITTLAVHPHYRRQHIGERLLLALLERAIARRARHATLEVRETNLAAQRLYTKYGFYTVAIRKGYYADTGENALIMWTPDMQTTEYQQLLRTNRWKLLKGGEAES; from the coding sequence ATGGCAATCTTGATGTCCCATCTGGTCATAGAGCCGATGCGGGCGGAGGACATTCCTGAAATCATGCAGATTGAGCGGATGTGCTTCCGCACCCCCTGGCACGAGAACGCTTTTTACAACGAGCTGTACCACGAACCCGCCTGCTATCTGGTAGCAAAGGGTAACGGTCGCGTGGTGGGCTACGGGGGTATGTGGGTGATTATGGACGAGGCGCATATCACCACACTGGCAGTGCATCCGCACTACCGCCGACAGCATATCGGGGAAAGGCTATTGCTCGCGTTGCTGGAACGCGCCATCGCCCGAAGAGCGCGTCATGCGACTCTGGAGGTGCGCGAAACCAACCTTGCTGCGCAACGGCTCTACACCAAATACGGCTTCTACACTGTAGCCATCCGCAAGGGCTACTATGCCGACACCGGTGAGAACGCGCTCATTATGTGGACGCCAGACATGCAAACCACAGAATACCAGCAGCTGCTCAGAACAAATCGCTGGAAGCTGCTGAAAGGCGGTGAGGCAGAGTCGTGA
- the tsaD gene encoding tRNA N6-adenosine threonylcarbamoyltransferase yields MNVLGIETSCDETSVAVVRDGVEILSNLIASQVDIHALTGGVVPEVAARKHVERLGVLIEEALHRANVGYADIDLIAVTNRPGLVGALMVGVSAGKALAYALGKPIVAVHHLEGHIASNFLTAPDLQFPFICLIVSGGHTDLHIVEAHGRRRRLGSTRDDAAGEAFDKAARLLGLGYPGGPAIDRTAKPGNPQAIPFPRAWLEEGSYDFSFSGLKTALLRYVQATGESLNVADAAASFQEAVVDVLVGKTIRAAEEHGIPRIAVCGGVAANSRLKAVLSEEAGKRGYQLVVPPLILCTDNAAMIASAGYFQYITSGASEMDFDTIASEALAG; encoded by the coding sequence GTGAACGTTCTGGGTATCGAGACCAGTTGCGATGAAACATCCGTCGCGGTGGTGCGCGATGGGGTGGAGATACTGTCCAACCTCATCGCCTCGCAGGTGGACATCCATGCGCTCACAGGAGGTGTCGTGCCCGAAGTGGCGGCGCGTAAACACGTGGAGCGGTTGGGTGTGCTCATCGAGGAGGCGTTGCATCGAGCAAACGTTGGCTACGCGGATATCGACCTCATCGCGGTCACCAACCGTCCTGGGTTGGTAGGTGCGCTGATGGTGGGCGTGTCTGCAGGCAAGGCGCTGGCGTACGCACTGGGCAAACCCATCGTGGCGGTACATCATCTGGAGGGGCACATCGCCTCCAACTTCCTCACCGCGCCCGATTTGCAGTTCCCGTTTATTTGCCTGATTGTATCGGGCGGGCACACCGACCTGCACATTGTAGAAGCGCATGGACGCCGCCGCCGACTGGGTAGCACACGCGACGACGCCGCCGGCGAAGCCTTCGACAAAGCCGCCCGCCTGCTGGGATTGGGCTATCCGGGCGGTCCCGCCATCGACCGCACCGCAAAACCGGGCAACCCACAGGCTATTCCCTTCCCACGTGCTTGGCTGGAAGAGGGCAGCTACGACTTTAGCTTCAGCGGATTGAAAACCGCTTTGCTCCGCTACGTGCAGGCCACGGGCGAGTCGCTGAACGTCGCCGACGCCGCCGCTAGCTTTCAGGAAGCGGTTGTAGACGTGCTGGTAGGCAAAACCATCCGAGCGGCTGAAGAACATGGCATCCCGCGCATCGCCGTGTGCGGAGGCGTCGCCGCCAACTCGCGCTTGAAAGCGGTGCTGAGCGAAGAGGCTGGCAAGCGCGGCTACCAGCTGGTGGTTCCACCCCTCATCCTCTGCACCGACAACGCCGCCATGATCGCCTCCGCGGGATACTTCCAGTACATCACCTCCGGTGCCAGCGAGATGGACTTCGACACCATTGCCAGCGAGGCGCTGGCAGGGTAG
- the phrB gene encoding deoxyribodipyrimidine photo-lyase — protein MRRVIIFRRELRLTDNPLLQDAEQGETIPAFFLDEYNQQEHGDNLRALFFYALRELQTGIESLGGRLYIVPLEQQEQFFDIVRPDEVRFCEDVEPHSRERDQQLKRLLERKGIRYRVLRDSLLSPLPDSTYPSFTQFYKRHFTQHVQPEPPVPAPSRLHTPVVDVPTVAIPEVDTEPARKWYATEQAVQAQWQRFVATTLPRYSSLRNLPSVEGVSRMSPYIRCGMISLRQMLRDAWGVSEQFVKELAWRDFYAHILYHHPETVNMELRPEWRGFPWRYDEEQFERWAQGRTGIPLVDAGMRQLLCEGWMHNRTRMVVASYLTKHLLIDWRWGERWFYLHLADADLAQNVGNWQWAAGCGADALPYFRIFNPILQAKKFDPNAEYIRRYVPELQGASGEQLNDLHHLSRACPDYPSPLVHPEEGRKRFLRIAQQFFGESVQGKLSLEQE, from the coding sequence ATGCGACGAGTGATTATCTTTCGACGCGAGCTGCGCCTGACCGACAACCCCCTGCTGCAAGACGCTGAACAGGGAGAAACGATACCTGCCTTCTTTTTAGATGAATACAATCAGCAAGAGCACGGCGATAACCTGCGTGCTCTCTTTTTCTACGCTCTGCGTGAGTTGCAGACAGGGATCGAATCGCTGGGAGGCAGGCTGTACATCGTCCCGCTGGAGCAACAGGAACAGTTTTTCGACATCGTCCGTCCTGATGAAGTGCGATTCTGCGAGGATGTGGAACCACACTCGCGGGAGCGGGATCAGCAGCTGAAGAGGTTGCTGGAGCGCAAGGGCATCCGCTACCGCGTGCTGCGCGATAGTCTGCTCAGCCCCTTGCCCGACAGCACCTATCCCAGCTTCACGCAGTTCTACAAGCGACACTTCACCCAGCACGTGCAGCCGGAGCCACCTGTGCCTGCTCCATCCCGACTGCATACGCCCGTTGTGGATGTGCCCACTGTCGCCATCCCCGAGGTGGATACTGAACCCGCTCGCAAATGGTATGCCACCGAGCAGGCGGTGCAGGCGCAGTGGCAGCGATTCGTCGCCACCACCCTGCCGCGCTACAGTAGTCTGCGCAACCTGCCCTCGGTGGAAGGGGTATCGCGCATGAGCCCCTACATCCGCTGCGGTATGATTTCCTTGCGCCAGATGCTGCGCGACGCATGGGGCGTCAGCGAGCAGTTCGTGAAGGAGCTGGCTTGGCGCGACTTCTACGCGCACATCCTGTACCACCATCCCGAAACAGTCAACATGGAACTGCGCCCCGAATGGCGCGGCTTCCCCTGGAGGTATGACGAGGAGCAGTTCGAACGATGGGCGCAAGGGCGTACGGGCATCCCGCTGGTAGACGCCGGGATGCGCCAGCTGCTGTGCGAGGGCTGGATGCACAACCGCACGCGCATGGTGGTCGCCAGCTACCTGACAAAGCACCTGCTCATCGACTGGCGGTGGGGTGAGCGCTGGTTCTACCTGCATCTGGCGGACGCCGACCTGGCGCAAAACGTCGGCAACTGGCAATGGGCGGCGGGATGCGGTGCGGACGCCCTGCCCTACTTCCGCATCTTCAACCCCATCCTGCAGGCGAAGAAGTTCGACCCGAACGCGGAGTACATCCGCCGGTACGTGCCCGAGCTGCAAGGGGCATCGGGCGAACAGCTGAACGACCTGCACCACCTCAGCCGCGCTTGTCCCGATTACCCATCTCCTCTCGTGCATCCCGAAGAAGGGCGCAAGCGTTTCCTGCGGATAGCCCAGCAGTTCTTCGGCGAGAGTGTGCAGGGAAAGCTCTCTCTAGAACAAGAATAA
- a CDS encoding restriction endonuclease encodes MALPEALRSRLTWEQYVQTPESMKRVEIEDGEVKPMASPTGRHQLVLGNLHLILAGNSFVRAQGIVLMAPFDVVISRRPLRVRQPDLLYISKQRLQADDLRPLQRLEIAPELVVEVLSPSDTFVHLSRKLADYHLIGVQEVWLVDAEQSQVFLLSREERGWHWQGPLTGEEEIPSVVLPEARIAVQTIFEGG; translated from the coding sequence ATGGCTCTGCCAGAAGCACTTCGTTCACGGCTCACATGGGAACAATATGTGCAAACGCCCGAAAGCATGAAGCGCGTGGAGATTGAAGACGGTGAGGTAAAGCCGATGGCATCACCCACGGGAAGACATCAACTGGTTCTGGGCAATCTGCATCTCATATTGGCTGGCAATTCCTTTGTTCGGGCACAGGGCATCGTGCTCATGGCGCCGTTCGACGTGGTGATTTCCCGCCGTCCTCTTCGAGTGCGCCAGCCTGACCTGCTGTATATCAGCAAACAACGCCTGCAGGCAGATGACCTCCGACCTCTACAGCGGCTGGAGATAGCTCCCGAACTGGTCGTGGAAGTGCTTTCACCCAGCGACACCTTTGTGCATCTGTCGCGCAAGCTGGCAGACTATCACCTTATCGGCGTGCAAGAGGTGTGGCTCGTGGATGCAGAGCAGAGTCAGGTGTTCCTGTTATCTCGCGAAGAACGAGGCTGGCACTGGCAAGGACCTCTGACGGGTGAAGAGGAGATACCCTCTGTCGTGCTACCCGAAGCACGGATTGCCGTCCAGACAATCTTTGAAGGAGGATAA
- a CDS encoding dehydrogenase — translation MSQPLRIGLVGCGGISRAHVHAMQELGAETVRVVATCDVEEALAQERARESGAQVVLTDWREVLKREDIDAVDICLPHDLHAEVAIAAAQAGKHILVEKPIATTLEDGWAMVRAARQAGVVLMTAFVERFEAENWRTKQLLDEGWLGVPVLAQLDHLQNVVVPPGHWVRSRQRLGGGAIASAGCHRLDLLRWFIGEVEWVSAETYYDPDRMEGEVAGVVNLQFTTGAIATMSISWLSPYRAFYRKLWLEGTEGAIHNWNGLHVFSRKKPEWSEGFVRLELEPVNPFAAEIRHFVQCVHEGKEPLTSGEDSLRSQAVAIAANVSEQTGCRVRPAELLSQALEDSE, via the coding sequence ATGAGCCAGCCGTTGCGTATCGGATTAGTTGGCTGTGGAGGCATCTCGCGGGCGCACGTGCACGCTATGCAGGAGCTGGGGGCGGAGACGGTGCGCGTGGTCGCTACCTGTGACGTGGAAGAGGCTCTCGCGCAGGAGCGGGCGCGCGAATCGGGTGCGCAGGTTGTGCTCACCGACTGGCGTGAGGTGCTGAAGCGAGAAGATATCGACGCGGTAGACATCTGCTTGCCACATGACCTGCACGCGGAAGTAGCCATCGCCGCCGCGCAAGCGGGCAAGCATATTCTGGTAGAGAAACCGATAGCCACCACGCTGGAGGACGGCTGGGCGATGGTGCGTGCCGCCAGGCAGGCTGGTGTGGTGCTGATGACCGCTTTCGTGGAACGTTTTGAGGCGGAAAACTGGCGTACCAAACAGCTGCTGGATGAGGGCTGGCTCGGTGTGCCCGTTCTGGCGCAGCTGGACCACCTGCAGAACGTGGTCGTTCCGCCCGGGCACTGGGTGCGCAGCCGGCAAAGGTTGGGAGGAGGCGCCATTGCCAGCGCAGGCTGCCACCGCCTGGACCTGCTCCGCTGGTTCATCGGCGAGGTGGAATGGGTTTCTGCAGAAACTTACTACGACCCCGACCGCATGGAGGGCGAAGTGGCGGGTGTGGTCAACCTGCAGTTTACCACCGGCGCGATTGCCACCATGAGCATCAGCTGGCTATCGCCCTATCGAGCCTTCTACCGCAAGCTGTGGCTTGAGGGTACGGAAGGAGCAATACACAACTGGAACGGCTTGCACGTCTTCTCGCGCAAGAAGCCCGAGTGGTCGGAAGGCTTTGTGAGGCTGGAGCTGGAGCCAGTGAACCCCTTCGCTGCCGAGATACGCCATTTTGTGCAGTGTGTGCACGAGGGTAAAGAGCCTCTCACCAGTGGAGAAGACTCGCTGCGTTCGCAGGCGGTGGCTATCGCCGCTAATGTGTCGGAGCAAACAGGGTGTCGTGTACGCCCTGCGGAACTACTCTCACAAGCACTGGAGGATTCGGAATGA
- the ywiC gene encoding hypothetical protein, which translates to MKTQQRLVLPHEHGAWMMWLAPLVVGLAVTPWHPSKLLLVGAVLFAYLASYPLLQSLRYPQQRAYWLRWAAGYGMVAALLGIPLLLVRPLLLWLAPLALATFVVNAWFARQRNERNLLNDLAAMAGLNLTAVAGYVTGQGRWDTEAWILWAVCLLYFFGTALHVKSLLRERRNHLMKSLAVAYALVIPAVLALVLQPLLAVAHLPATLRAMAIPQEHRFKSIVLGVIEIVCSLWFATWLIVIYRSSWG; encoded by the coding sequence ATGAAAACGCAGCAACGGCTGGTATTGCCACACGAGCATGGCGCATGGATGATGTGGCTGGCGCCTCTGGTAGTAGGGCTGGCGGTCACGCCCTGGCACCCCTCCAAGCTGCTGCTGGTGGGGGCGGTGCTATTTGCTTATCTCGCCTCCTATCCCCTGTTGCAGTCGTTGCGCTACCCACAGCAGAGAGCGTACTGGTTGAGATGGGCAGCTGGCTATGGGATGGTCGCCGCTCTGCTTGGCATTCCTCTGTTGCTGGTGCGCCCACTGTTGCTCTGGTTGGCTCCACTGGCTCTGGCCACTTTCGTTGTGAACGCCTGGTTCGCCCGGCAGCGCAATGAGCGAAACCTGCTTAACGACCTGGCGGCCATGGCAGGTCTGAACCTGACGGCAGTGGCTGGCTATGTGACGGGCCAGGGACGCTGGGATACCGAGGCGTGGATTCTTTGGGCAGTGTGCTTATTATACTTTTTCGGCACAGCCCTGCACGTGAAATCGCTCCTCCGCGAGCGGCGCAACCACCTGATGAAATCGCTGGCGGTAGCTTACGCGCTGGTAATCCCTGCCGTTTTGGCATTAGTGCTTCAGCCATTGCTGGCGGTAGCGCATCTTCCCGCTACACTGCGCGCGATGGCAATCCCACAGGAGCACCGTTTCAAATCGATAGTGCTCGGCGTTATCGAGATAGTGTGCTCCCTGTGGTTTGCCACCTGGCTGATTGTCATCTACCGCTCTTCGTGGGGATAA